The following are encoded in a window of Prochlorococcus marinus CUG1417 genomic DNA:
- the tpiA gene encoding triose-phosphate isomerase — translation MRNSVIAGNWKMHMTCAEAKSYLEEFIPLIKNIKDDRKVVIAPPFTAISTFSDHSDFDYLEISSQNIHWEDQGAFTAEISPKMLIEHGVSYAIVGHSEPRKYFSESDEQINKRAVFAQASGLTPIVCVGETLEQRERGEADRVITRQVEQGLENTDPSNLIVAYEPIWAIGTGKTCEAEDANKICSLIRKLIGFDDVIIQYGGSVKPNNIDEIMSMSDIDGVLVGGASLDPNSFARIANYQ, via the coding sequence TTGAGAAATTCTGTAATTGCTGGTAATTGGAAAATGCACATGACTTGTGCTGAAGCTAAATCCTATTTAGAAGAGTTTATTCCTTTAATAAAAAATATTAAAGACGATCGTAAAGTTGTTATTGCTCCACCTTTTACAGCTATTTCAACCTTTTCTGATCATTCTGATTTTGATTATTTAGAAATTTCTAGCCAAAATATTCATTGGGAAGATCAAGGAGCATTTACTGCAGAAATATCTCCAAAAATGCTTATTGAACATGGTGTCTCATATGCAATTGTTGGACATAGTGAACCAAGGAAATATTTTAGTGAAAGTGATGAACAAATTAATAAAAGAGCAGTTTTTGCTCAAGCTAGTGGACTTACTCCAATAGTTTGTGTAGGAGAAACATTAGAACAAAGAGAGAGAGGAGAAGCTGATAGAGTTATTACTAGACAGGTTGAACAAGGATTAGAAAATACAGACCCATCTAATTTAATTGTTGCCTATGAACCAATATGGGCTATCGGCACTGGTAAAACATGTGAGGCAGAAGACGCTAATAAGATATGTTCTTTGATTAGGAAATTAATAGGTTTTGATGATGTAATTATTCAATATGGAGGATCTGTCAAACCTAATAATATTGACGAAATCATGTCTATGAGTGATATAGATGGGGTGTTAGTTGGAGGGGCTTCATTAGATCCGAATAGTTTCGCAAGAATTGCAAATTATCAATAA
- the dapB gene encoding 4-hydroxy-tetrahydrodipicolinate reductase: MIENSKKPIPVLVSGALGRMGSEVVNTVLNSNDCELVAAIDINEKNNGSNISELLKVKNCDVFVSNDFEGTLCSVSQNYRNEKIKPVLVDFTHPDSVYENTRSAIAYGVSPVVGTTGLSPSQIQDLSVFAEKASVGCAIIPNFSVGMVLLQQAASVAARFYDNIELIEMHHNQKADSPSGTCIKTAEMIEEYPKKFNQNLVNESESLKGVRGGLRDSGINIHSVRLPGLLAHQLVIMGSPGETYTIKHDTIDRKAYMPGVLQAIKKIGNYEILVYGLEKLIF, translated from the coding sequence ATGATTGAAAATTCTAAAAAACCCATACCAGTACTAGTATCCGGAGCTTTAGGCAGAATGGGTAGCGAAGTTGTTAATACTGTTTTAAATTCTAATGATTGTGAACTTGTTGCAGCAATCGACATAAACGAAAAGAACAATGGCTCAAATATTTCTGAATTATTGAAGGTGAAAAATTGTGATGTTTTTGTTTCAAATGATTTTGAAGGAACTTTGTGTTCTGTCAGTCAAAATTATAGAAATGAAAAAATCAAACCTGTGCTGGTTGATTTTACTCATCCTGATTCTGTATATGAAAATACCAGATCAGCTATTGCATATGGTGTATCACCAGTAGTAGGAACTACAGGTCTCAGCCCTTCGCAAATACAAGATTTGTCTGTTTTTGCTGAGAAAGCATCGGTTGGTTGTGCAATAATTCCTAATTTTTCAGTAGGTATGGTTCTTCTTCAGCAGGCGGCATCTGTAGCTGCAAGGTTTTATGACAATATTGAATTAATAGAAATGCACCATAATCAAAAAGCTGATTCTCCTAGTGGGACTTGTATAAAAACTGCAGAAATGATTGAAGAATATCCAAAGAAATTTAATCAGAATTTAGTAAACGAGTCTGAGTCATTGAAAGGTGTACGGGGTGGGCTCAGAGATTCAGGAATTAATATACATTCTGTACGATTACCAGGATTACTCGCTCATCAGTTAGTAATTATGGGATCTCCTGGTGAAACCTACACAATTAAGCATGACACTATTGATAGAAAGGCATATATGCCAGGAGTTTTACAGGCTATTAAAAAAATTGGTAATTATGAAATTTTAGTTTACGGACTTGAAAAATTGATTTTTTAA
- a CDS encoding RNA-binding S4 domain-containing protein, with translation MKLDQFLKWKNLVSSGGEAKIFIKSGSVKVNGAIETRRGRKLNKGDKVIFLKNELIFE, from the coding sequence ATGAAATTGGATCAATTCTTAAAATGGAAAAATTTGGTATCTTCTGGTGGCGAAGCAAAAATTTTTATTAAATCCGGTTCTGTTAAGGTTAATGGTGCAATTGAGACTAGGAGAGGAAGGAAATTAAACAAGGGAGATAAAGTAATATTTCTAAAAAATGAATTAATTTTTGAATAG
- a CDS encoding magnesium chelatase subunit H, which produces MFTQVRSANRRVSPVEDNKHKVVIKAVYVVLEPQYQNSLTEAAKSINKMNGPIGIDLSGYLIEELRNDSNFEDFKEDIANADIFVASLIFIEDLAQKVVDAVSPFKDKLKASIIFPSMPEVMRLNKLGSFSMAQLGQSKSIIGDLIKKKKESDGASFQDSMLKLLNTLPSILKYLPVEKAQDARTFILSFQYWLGGTTENLKNFLLMISEKYAVSEIIKDQIEEFKIQDPETFPDLGIWHPLAPCMFESLKEYQNWENNRKDINPKNDKTPTIGLVLQRSHIVTGDDAHYVAVIQELEYRGARVLPIFCGGLDFSKPVNEFYYDSINKDQPIVDGVVSLTGFALVGGPARQDHPKAIEALKRLNRPYMVALPLVFQTTQEWEDSDLGLHPVQVALQIAIPELDGAIEPIILSGRDDATGKAHTLQDRVDVIAERAIKWSTLRVKQRKDKKLAITVFSFPPDKGNVGTAAYLNVFGSIYRVLLEMKSKGYQIDELPSNSKELMEKVINNPEAMDGSPELNIAHKMSVKEYEEYTPYSQRLEENWGKPPGNLNSDGQNLLIYGKHFGNVFIGVQPTFGYEGDPMRLLYSRSASPHHGFAAYYTYVEKIWGADAVLHFGTHGSLEFMPGKQMGMSETCYPDSLIGSLPNLYYYAANNPSEATIAKRRGYASTISYLTPPAENAGLYKGLKELSELVGSYQQLRENSRGIQIVNAIVETSKQCNLDKDVELPSKDIEELSIDERDLFVGNVYKQLMEIESRLLPCGLHTIGEAPTAEEAVATLVNIASLEREQEGLRSLPGLLAESIGLTIEQIYDGNNRGELKFVELNEKIIKTSRESIFAMVNSLKIVNGRVYLEKSLLSKLFDLLKVFGLNLPTPWLRVCRLNGFNEVNQKELNKLFDYLLFCLEQVCADKEMDSLIKALDGNYVLPGPGGDPIRNPGVLPSGKNIHALDPQSIPTTAAVAAAKSVVDKLIEKQKEEQGTWPETIACVLWGTDNIKTYGESLAQILWFVGVKPKPDSVGRINKLELIPLEELGRPRIDVVVNCSGVFRDLFINQMALIDQAVKLAAEADEPLESNFVRKHSLEQAEKEGTSIREASARVFSNASGSYSSNVNLAVENSTWEEENELQEMYLSRKTYAFNADNPGEMNQKREVFESVMKTADVTFQNLDSSEISLTDVSHYFDSDPTKLIKTLRDDGKEPSSYIADTTTSNAQVRTLGETIRLDSRTKLLNPKWYEGMLKSGYEGVRELSNRLNYTLGWSATSGQVDNFVYEETNETFINDEEMRKRLMDLNPNSFRRIVGTLLEVNGRGYWETSDENIEQLKELYQEVEDKIEGVKE; this is translated from the coding sequence ATGTTTACGCAGGTCCGCTCAGCAAACCGCAGAGTATCTCCTGTTGAGGATAACAAACACAAAGTTGTAATAAAAGCAGTTTATGTTGTCCTTGAGCCACAATACCAAAATTCCTTAACGGAAGCTGCAAAGTCAATAAATAAAATGAATGGTCCAATAGGTATAGACCTTAGCGGCTATCTTATTGAAGAACTTAGGAATGATAGTAATTTTGAAGATTTTAAAGAAGATATAGCTAATGCGGATATATTCGTTGCTTCTCTAATTTTCATTGAAGACCTTGCTCAAAAAGTGGTTGATGCAGTATCTCCATTTAAAGACAAACTTAAAGCATCAATTATTTTCCCCTCCATGCCAGAGGTAATGAGATTAAATAAGCTAGGTTCATTTAGTATGGCCCAACTTGGTCAATCTAAAAGTATTATTGGAGATTTAATAAAAAAGAAAAAAGAATCTGATGGAGCAAGTTTCCAAGATTCAATGTTGAAGTTATTAAATACACTACCTTCAATACTTAAATATTTACCAGTAGAAAAAGCTCAAGATGCTAGAACATTTATTCTTAGTTTTCAGTATTGGTTAGGTGGTACCACTGAGAATTTAAAAAACTTCTTGTTAATGATTTCTGAAAAGTACGCTGTTTCAGAGATCATAAAAGATCAAATAGAAGAATTCAAAATTCAAGACCCTGAAACATTCCCAGATTTAGGAATTTGGCATCCTCTTGCTCCTTGCATGTTTGAAAGCCTTAAAGAATATCAAAATTGGGAAAATAATAGGAAAGATATAAATCCTAAAAATGACAAAACTCCAACAATAGGCTTAGTTCTTCAAAGGAGTCATATCGTTACGGGAGATGATGCTCATTACGTTGCTGTTATTCAAGAATTGGAATACAGAGGTGCGAGAGTACTACCTATCTTCTGTGGAGGTTTAGATTTTTCTAAACCAGTTAATGAATTTTACTATGATTCCATAAATAAGGATCAACCTATAGTAGATGGAGTTGTATCTCTAACAGGATTTGCACTAGTTGGTGGGCCAGCAAGACAAGATCATCCTAAAGCTATTGAAGCCCTAAAAAGGTTAAATAGACCATATATGGTTGCACTTCCATTAGTCTTCCAAACAACACAAGAATGGGAAGATAGTGATCTAGGTTTACACCCTGTTCAGGTAGCACTTCAGATTGCAATTCCAGAGCTTGACGGTGCTATTGAACCTATTATTCTCTCAGGTCGTGATGATGCTACAGGTAAAGCGCATACGCTCCAAGATCGAGTTGATGTCATAGCTGAAAGAGCAATAAAATGGTCAACTTTAAGGGTTAAACAAAGAAAGGATAAAAAATTAGCCATCACAGTATTTAGTTTTCCACCAGACAAAGGAAATGTTGGTACGGCAGCATACTTAAATGTTTTTGGTTCGATTTATAGAGTACTTCTTGAAATGAAATCGAAAGGATATCAAATAGATGAACTTCCAAGTAATTCAAAAGAATTAATGGAAAAAGTAATTAACAATCCCGAAGCAATGGATGGCTCTCCTGAGTTAAATATTGCTCATAAGATGTCAGTTAAAGAATACGAAGAGTACACACCATATTCACAAAGACTTGAAGAAAATTGGGGTAAACCTCCTGGGAACCTTAATAGTGATGGACAAAACCTTCTTATCTATGGAAAACATTTTGGAAATGTTTTTATAGGAGTTCAACCTACATTCGGTTATGAAGGAGATCCTATGAGATTGCTCTATTCAAGAAGTGCTAGTCCTCATCATGGTTTTGCTGCTTATTACACCTATGTAGAAAAAATCTGGGGGGCTGATGCTGTTCTTCATTTTGGAACTCACGGCTCACTTGAATTTATGCCTGGGAAACAGATGGGCATGAGTGAAACTTGCTATCCAGATTCTCTCATTGGATCATTGCCTAATTTGTATTACTATGCTGCGAATAATCCATCTGAAGCAACAATTGCGAAGAGAAGAGGATATGCTTCAACTATTAGTTATCTGACTCCTCCAGCGGAAAATGCAGGACTCTACAAAGGACTCAAAGAACTAAGTGAACTTGTTGGTTCTTATCAACAATTAAGAGAAAATAGCAGGGGTATTCAAATTGTTAATGCAATAGTTGAGACTTCTAAACAATGTAACCTTGATAAAGATGTAGAGCTTCCTTCAAAAGACATAGAAGAACTTTCAATAGATGAAAGAGATTTATTTGTTGGGAATGTCTATAAACAGTTGATGGAAATTGAAAGTAGATTGTTACCTTGCGGTCTTCATACTATTGGAGAAGCTCCAACAGCTGAAGAAGCTGTTGCAACACTTGTAAATATTGCATCTTTAGAGAGAGAACAAGAAGGATTAAGATCTCTTCCTGGATTACTCGCGGAATCCATCGGTCTAACTATTGAACAAATTTATGATGGTAATAATAGAGGTGAACTTAAATTTGTAGAGTTAAATGAAAAAATCATAAAAACATCAAGAGAGTCGATTTTTGCGATGGTCAACTCTTTAAAAATTGTTAATGGCAGAGTTTATTTAGAAAAATCACTTCTTTCCAAACTTTTCGATTTACTTAAAGTTTTTGGTTTAAATCTACCCACCCCTTGGCTAAGAGTATGCAGATTAAACGGATTTAATGAAGTTAACCAGAAGGAATTAAATAAATTATTTGATTACTTACTTTTCTGTCTGGAACAGGTCTGCGCTGACAAAGAAATGGATAGCCTCATTAAAGCACTAGATGGAAATTATGTTTTACCTGGTCCAGGTGGAGATCCTATAAGAAATCCAGGCGTTTTACCAAGTGGTAAAAATATCCATGCGCTTGATCCTCAGTCAATCCCAACTACAGCAGCAGTAGCTGCAGCAAAGTCTGTTGTTGACAAATTAATTGAAAAACAAAAAGAAGAGCAAGGAACTTGGCCTGAAACAATAGCTTGTGTTTTATGGGGTACTGATAACATCAAAACTTACGGAGAATCACTGGCACAAATCTTATGGTTTGTTGGGGTAAAACCAAAACCAGATTCTGTTGGAAGAATTAACAAACTAGAATTAATCCCTTTAGAAGAATTAGGTAGGCCAAGAATAGATGTAGTAGTTAACTGTTCAGGAGTATTTAGAGATCTATTTATTAATCAAATGGCATTAATAGATCAGGCAGTCAAATTAGCAGCTGAAGCTGATGAACCATTGGAATCTAATTTTGTAAGGAAACATTCACTAGAACAAGCAGAAAAAGAAGGTACTTCTATCAGAGAAGCTTCAGCGAGAGTATTCTCTAATGCAAGTGGAAGTTACAGTTCAAATGTTAATTTAGCCGTAGAAAATTCAACATGGGAGGAAGAAAATGAATTACAAGAAATGTATTTATCTCGCAAAACATATGCCTTTAACGCCGATAATCCAGGTGAGATGAATCAAAAAAGAGAGGTATTTGAGTCAGTCATGAAAACAGCAGATGTTACATTTCAAAACCTTGATTCTTCAGAGATTTCATTAACAGATGTAAGTCATTATTTTGATTCTGATCCAACAAAATTGATCAAGACATTAAGAGATGACGGAAAAGAACCAAGTAGCTACATAGCTGATACAACAACTTCTAATGCTCAAGTTAGAACACTTGGAGAAACTATCAGATTAGACTCAAGAACAAAACTTTTAAATCCTAAGTGGTATGAAGGTATGCTCAAATCTGGCTACGAAGGAGTTAGAGAACTTTCTAACAGACTTAATTACACCCTTGGTTGGAGTGCGACAAGTGGTCAAGTAGATAATTTTGTATATGAAGAAACTAATGAAACATTTATAAATGACGAAGAGATGAGGAAAAGATTAATGGATCTTAATCCTAATAGTTTCAGAAGAATTGTTGGAACGTTGCTAGAAGTCAATGGTAGGGGATATTGGGAAACTTCAGATGAGAATATAGAACAGTTGAAAGAACTATACCAAGAGGTAGAGGATAAAATCGAAGGAGTTAAAGAATAA
- the folP gene encoding dihydropteroate synthase has protein sequence MQIINKKNPWPKDWGQKTSIMGVINLTPDSFSDGGELNTSKKVLGQVNHFLSNGVDVVDLGAQSTRPGAEEVGSSIEIKRLIPYLKLIKSEFPDVLISIDTFNSEVAYEALLNGADWINDVTGGRRDIKILDVVSKFNCPFVITHSRGNSQNMNQLSNYQNVLNDVKCSLDNLIKNALEKNISERNIIVDPGIGFSKDINHNLEILRNLDEFKKWNLPILIGASRKRFIGEILNEKNPKGRDIGTLAISCLCSQFNIDIVRVHNVKLNYQILKVADKIYRK, from the coding sequence TTGCAAATTATCAATAAGAAAAATCCATGGCCAAAAGACTGGGGCCAAAAAACTTCGATTATGGGAGTTATTAATTTAACTCCTGATTCATTTAGTGATGGTGGGGAATTAAATACTTCAAAAAAAGTTTTGGGTCAAGTAAATCATTTCTTGAGTAATGGTGTTGATGTTGTTGATCTTGGTGCTCAAAGTACGAGACCTGGGGCTGAAGAAGTTGGATCTAGTATAGAAATTAAAAGATTGATCCCATATCTAAAATTAATAAAATCTGAATTTCCAGATGTTTTAATTTCTATTGATACTTTTAATTCTGAAGTGGCTTACGAAGCTCTTTTAAATGGTGCTGATTGGATAAATGATGTCACGGGAGGAAGAAGAGATATAAAAATTTTGGATGTTGTATCAAAATTCAACTGTCCATTCGTAATAACTCATAGTCGTGGTAATAGTCAAAACATGAATCAACTCTCTAATTACCAGAATGTATTGAATGATGTTAAGTGCTCGCTTGATAATTTAATAAAGAATGCTTTAGAAAAAAATATATCTGAAAGAAATATAATAGTGGATCCTGGAATAGGTTTTTCAAAGGATATCAATCATAATTTGGAAATCTTGAGAAACTTAGATGAATTTAAAAAATGGAATTTGCCAATTTTGATAGGTGCATCTAGGAAGAGATTTATAGGAGAAATTTTGAATGAGAAAAATCCAAAAGGAAGGGACATAGGAACACTTGCAATAAGTTGTCTTTGTTCTCAATTTAATATTGACATTGTGAGAGTTCACAACGTCAAACTAAATTATCAAATCCTGAAAGTAGCAGATAAAATTTACAGAAAATAA